A region from the Enterobacter roggenkampii genome encodes:
- a CDS encoding succinylglutamate desuccinylase/aspartoacylase family protein produces the protein MKISTSRIAFALSLALPCSMTHAATVYTGDKVQGVPVISTLDVSDLTAGQHRFMFEGVETGTGQRWYVPIMVAKGKTDGKNVLLQAGVHGDELNGVRIVQKVMEQLDPAKMNGSVIGIIGPNRSGLERVSRTWSVSTDGGETIDYNRVHPGKETGNPAERQAWMMWNKVYKGNVDLAIDYHTQSTGTAYPLFIYADYRNADARTIAELFPADQIKKDPGEAGSMETTFIQNGIPAITAETGEPRIYQQDMIARGVEGALNVLIHYKVIEGKIGATAISNKTYIGNAISSIRATTGGFAEVFVKPGDTVKAGQEVALQRNAFGDVVAKYSAERDGKVLSVGTDVVREPRALLVRILEQNPAATCKDGC, from the coding sequence ATGAAGATATCTACTAGCCGTATCGCATTCGCTCTCAGCTTAGCGTTGCCATGCTCAATGACTCACGCGGCAACGGTGTATACGGGTGATAAGGTGCAGGGGGTGCCGGTTATCTCGACTCTGGATGTATCAGACCTGACAGCAGGACAACATCGCTTCATGTTCGAGGGGGTTGAGACAGGAACAGGACAGCGCTGGTATGTCCCCATCATGGTGGCAAAAGGCAAAACGGACGGGAAGAACGTTCTGCTGCAGGCGGGCGTCCACGGGGATGAGCTAAACGGAGTGCGCATCGTACAAAAAGTGATGGAACAACTGGACCCCGCAAAAATGAACGGCAGCGTTATTGGCATTATAGGTCCAAACCGTTCTGGACTTGAAAGGGTCTCCCGGACATGGTCCGTTTCAACCGATGGGGGCGAGACGATCGACTACAACCGCGTGCATCCAGGAAAAGAAACGGGTAACCCTGCCGAGCGTCAGGCATGGATGATGTGGAATAAGGTTTACAAGGGAAATGTCGACCTGGCGATTGACTATCACACCCAGTCTACCGGAACGGCTTATCCGCTGTTCATTTATGCCGACTACCGCAATGCGGATGCCCGGACGATTGCAGAACTTTTTCCGGCCGATCAAATTAAGAAAGATCCCGGCGAAGCCGGCTCAATGGAGACAACCTTTATTCAAAATGGTATCCCGGCGATAACGGCCGAGACGGGAGAGCCGAGGATTTACCAGCAGGATATGATTGCCAGGGGTGTAGAGGGTGCCCTCAATGTACTGATTCATTACAAGGTGATTGAAGGCAAAATCGGCGCAACCGCCATCAGCAATAAAACGTATATTGGTAATGCGATCAGTTCAATACGAGCGACCACGGGCGGGTTTGCGGAAGTTTTCGTTAAACCCGGCGACACGGTAAAAGCAGGACAAGAGGTCGCCCTGCAGCGAAATGCATTCGGTGATGTTGTCGCGAAGTATTCAGCAGAGCGGGACGGCAAAGTACTGTCAGTTGGAACAGATGTCGTGAGAGAACCCCGAGCCCTGCTGGTAAGAATCCTTGAGCAAAACCCAGCGGCAACCTGCAAAGACGGTTGCTGA
- a CDS encoding GntR family transcriptional regulator, with translation MAAKYITIAREIKKRIISQQYAANEPLPDQFALAAEFSTSRMTIQQAMRQLIVEGLVYTRQGQGTFIRKNFLQLSQWDLSGSDYFGATKTWEHLGTVTSQVVHFELRFPNEKEQASLMINADAPVYDFIRLRLLNGEPMSLDSTVMPMNLVPGLTKSHLEGSVFQYVQETLGLKIMGSYRVVRALKPSALDREHLVCEETDPVLEVEQVIYLEDGTALEYAHCHYRYDHGGIVIVNNG, from the coding sequence ATGGCGGCGAAGTACATCACCATAGCGCGGGAAATCAAGAAACGCATTATCAGCCAGCAGTACGCCGCCAATGAACCGCTCCCGGACCAGTTTGCGCTGGCGGCGGAGTTCAGCACCAGCCGGATGACCATCCAGCAGGCGATGCGTCAGCTGATCGTCGAAGGGCTGGTCTACACCCGCCAGGGGCAAGGGACGTTCATCCGCAAAAACTTCCTCCAGCTCTCGCAGTGGGATCTCTCCGGCAGCGACTATTTCGGTGCCACCAAAACCTGGGAACATCTGGGCACGGTTACCAGCCAGGTGGTGCATTTTGAACTGCGCTTCCCGAACGAAAAAGAGCAGGCGTCGCTGATGATTAACGCCGATGCGCCCGTCTATGACTTTATTCGTCTGCGCTTATTAAACGGCGAACCCATGTCGCTGGATTCCACGGTGATGCCGATGAATCTGGTGCCGGGCCTGACGAAAAGCCATCTTGAAGGTTCGGTGTTTCAGTACGTTCAGGAAACCCTGGGGCTGAAAATTATGGGGTCATATCGGGTGGTGCGGGCGCTTAAGCCCAGCGCGCTGGACAGGGAGCATCTGGTCTGTGAGGAAACCGATCCGGTGCTGGAGGTGGAGCAGGTCATTTATCTGGAGGACGGCACCGCGCTGGAGTATGCCCACTGCCACTATCGGTACGACCACGGCGGGATTGTTATCGTGAATAACGGATAA
- a CDS encoding PTS sugar transporter subunit IIC: protein MSETKITPHMQSFVDKFVEFSARLANQVHLRSLRDAFATVMPIFILAGLAVLVNNVVFPWIFHGDTLAHFKVWGEAIINGTLNIAALLLAPMIAWSLARNKDFDNPVSAVVIAVSSFIIMMPMRLQVTPVGSDAAVNVTQVLTFANIGSTGIFAGVLIGLLSTEVFIAISRLKALHISLGENVPPAVSKSFTALIPTILTLSLFAVLAAVLANVLHTDLIHLITTFIQQPLRLINTSLPGTIFIYSFGNFLFTLGIHQSVVNSVVLEPFLLINTNENMLAFANGQPIPHIINNIFVPTFGMVGGTGSTISLLIAIFIFSRQQSAKQVARLSLAPGLFNINEPVIFGLPIVFNLPLMIPFVLLPAIGIYFAWLCTTLGFMSRCVVMIPWTTPPILSAWLATAGDWRAVVVQLAIIVFGVFFYLPFLKIAERVALKNSGIEN from the coding sequence ATGTCTGAAACAAAAATCACACCGCATATGCAGTCCTTTGTCGATAAGTTTGTCGAGTTCTCGGCGCGCCTGGCAAACCAGGTGCACCTGCGCTCCCTGCGCGACGCCTTCGCCACGGTGATGCCGATTTTCATCCTCGCTGGCCTGGCGGTGCTGGTGAACAATGTGGTGTTTCCGTGGATTTTTCACGGCGATACGCTGGCACACTTCAAAGTGTGGGGCGAGGCGATTATCAACGGCACGCTTAACATCGCCGCGCTGCTGCTGGCCCCGATGATCGCCTGGTCACTGGCGCGCAACAAAGATTTCGACAACCCGGTTTCGGCAGTGGTTATCGCCGTCAGCAGTTTTATCATCATGATGCCGATGCGCTTACAGGTTACGCCCGTTGGCAGCGACGCTGCGGTGAACGTCACGCAGGTGCTGACCTTCGCCAATATCGGCTCCACCGGGATTTTCGCCGGGGTGCTGATTGGGCTGCTCTCAACGGAAGTGTTTATCGCGATTTCGCGCCTGAAGGCGCTGCACATATCGCTCGGGGAAAATGTGCCCCCAGCGGTCAGCAAATCCTTTACCGCGCTGATCCCGACGATCCTCACGCTCTCCCTGTTCGCGGTGCTGGCGGCCGTGCTGGCAAACGTGCTGCACACGGATCTGATCCATCTCATTACCACCTTTATCCAGCAGCCGCTGCGGCTGATCAACACCAGCCTGCCGGGGACGATTTTCATCTACAGTTTCGGCAACTTTCTGTTCACGCTCGGTATCCATCAGTCGGTGGTCAACAGCGTGGTGCTGGAGCCGTTTCTGCTGATCAACACCAACGAGAACATGCTGGCCTTCGCCAACGGCCAGCCCATTCCGCACATCATCAACAACATCTTCGTGCCGACGTTTGGCATGGTGGGCGGAACCGGCAGCACGATCTCGCTGCTGATCGCCATCTTTATCTTCTCCCGACAGCAGTCGGCGAAGCAGGTAGCGCGTCTGTCGCTGGCGCCGGGCTTATTCAACATCAACGAGCCGGTGATCTTCGGCCTGCCGATTGTCTTTAACCTGCCGCTAATGATCCCGTTTGTGCTGTTGCCCGCCATCGGCATTTACTTCGCCTGGCTTTGTACCACGCTGGGATTCATGTCGCGCTGCGTGGTGATGATCCCGTGGACCACGCCGCCGATTCTCAGCGCCTGGCTGGCGACGGCAGGGGACTGGCGGGCGGTGGTAGTGCAGTTGGCAATCATTGTATTTGGTGTATTCTTCTACCTGCCTTTCCTCAAGATTGCCGAGCGAGTGGCGTTGAAAAACAGCGGGATAGAAAACTAA
- a CDS encoding glycoside hydrolase family 1 protein: MSNQLPSNFLWGNSVSSMQTEGAWNEGGKGMSVYDIREAGENISDWKVATDSYHRYREDFDLMQDLGMNCYRFQISWSRVCPQGDGAFNDEGIAFYDRFIDDLIARGIEPMICLYHFDMPLALAQEYNGFNDRRVMDAFIRYGKKMIDCFGDRVKYWLTFNEQNIFHMPEAFRISGYMKGDQTLRELYELQHHTMVAHMALTEYLHQTKPGQLMGGMLAHQLVYPATCKPRDIFCAQQYDEFLNQNLLRVFAGQGYSPAVMAVVEQEGFGDIYRAEDLALLARTRNDYMAFSYYASKTLDSDAIPEGTPVNYYLLHGEKNNPYLKATEWNWQIDPLGFRTIITRYANDWRMPVFPIENGIGVIESWDGVNPIEDTYRIDYHRAHIEAMKAAIFEDGAEVMGYLGWGLIDILSSQGDMRKRYGVVYVNRENHDLKDLRRVPKKSYAWLKQVIHTNGREM; this comes from the coding sequence ATGAGCAATCAGCTGCCGTCCAACTTTTTATGGGGCAACTCGGTATCGAGCATGCAGACGGAAGGGGCCTGGAACGAGGGCGGGAAGGGGATGTCGGTGTACGACATTCGTGAGGCTGGGGAGAACATCTCCGACTGGAAAGTGGCGACCGACTCCTACCATCGCTACCGGGAAGATTTCGACCTGATGCAGGATCTGGGCATGAACTGCTACCGCTTCCAGATCTCCTGGAGCCGCGTCTGTCCGCAGGGTGACGGCGCGTTCAACGACGAGGGCATCGCGTTTTACGACCGCTTTATTGACGATCTCATCGCCCGCGGTATTGAGCCGATGATCTGCCTCTACCACTTCGATATGCCGCTGGCGCTGGCGCAGGAGTACAACGGCTTTAATGACCGCCGCGTAATGGACGCCTTTATCCGCTACGGTAAAAAGATGATCGACTGCTTTGGCGACCGCGTGAAGTACTGGCTAACCTTCAACGAGCAGAACATCTTCCATATGCCGGAAGCGTTTCGTATTTCCGGCTACATGAAAGGCGATCAAACCCTGCGCGAGCTGTACGAGCTGCAGCATCACACCATGGTGGCGCACATGGCGTTGACCGAATACCTGCACCAGACAAAACCGGGCCAGCTGATGGGCGGCATGCTGGCGCACCAGCTGGTTTACCCGGCCACCTGCAAACCGCGCGATATCTTCTGCGCCCAGCAGTATGACGAGTTCCTCAACCAGAACCTGCTGCGCGTCTTTGCCGGGCAGGGCTACAGCCCGGCGGTGATGGCGGTGGTGGAGCAGGAAGGCTTTGGTGATATCTACCGCGCCGAAGATTTAGCGCTACTGGCGCGCACCAGAAACGACTATATGGCCTTTAGCTACTACGCCAGCAAAACGCTGGACAGCGATGCGATCCCGGAAGGCACGCCGGTCAACTATTACCTGCTGCACGGCGAGAAAAATAACCCCTACCTGAAAGCCACCGAGTGGAACTGGCAGATCGACCCGCTCGGTTTTCGCACCATCATTACCCGCTACGCCAACGACTGGCGCATGCCGGTGTTCCCGATTGAAAACGGCATTGGCGTGATTGAGTCCTGGGATGGCGTCAACCCCATCGAGGATACCTACCGCATCGACTACCACCGGGCGCACATCGAGGCGATGAAAGCGGCGATATTCGAGGATGGGGCAGAGGTCATGGGCTACCTCGGCTGGGGGTTAATCGACATTCTCAGCTCCCAGGGCGACATGCGTAAGCGCTACGGCGTGGTCTACGTCAACCGGGAAAACCACGACCTGAAAGACCTCAGGCGCGTGCCGAAGAAGAGCTACGCGTGGTTAAAACAGGTTATCCATACCAACGGACGCGAGATGTAA